One region of Permianibacter fluminis genomic DNA includes:
- a CDS encoding glutathione S-transferase family protein, whose protein sequence is MYVLYIANKNYSSWSLRPWLLMRQLAIPFQERMVPFSSGSNWEQFRRFSPTGRVPCLRDEDSYIWDSLAITEYLAERHDGVWPQQQKARAWARSATAEMHSGFQQLRERCPMNCALRVQLNSVAAPLNNDITRLDELWCDGLNRHGGPFLTGAEFTAVDAFFAPVAFRVQTYQLKLSATATSYAERLLTLPAMLEWYRAALVEPWREQGHEDEVMRSGTVLTDYRIPGVS, encoded by the coding sequence ATGTACGTTTTGTATATCGCCAATAAAAACTATTCTTCCTGGTCATTGCGGCCGTGGCTGTTGATGCGGCAGTTGGCGATTCCGTTTCAGGAACGCATGGTGCCGTTTTCGTCCGGCTCCAATTGGGAACAGTTTCGCCGTTTTTCGCCCACCGGACGGGTTCCCTGTCTGCGTGACGAAGACAGTTATATCTGGGATTCGCTGGCCATCACCGAATATCTGGCAGAGCGCCACGACGGTGTCTGGCCACAACAGCAAAAGGCCCGCGCGTGGGCACGTTCGGCAACCGCCGAGATGCATTCCGGTTTTCAGCAGCTGCGCGAGCGTTGTCCGATGAACTGCGCGTTACGGGTTCAACTGAACAGCGTTGCGGCGCCGCTCAACAACGACATCACACGGCTCGATGAGCTCTGGTGCGATGGCCTGAACCGGCACGGTGGTCCGTTCCTGACCGGTGCGGAATTCACTGCCGTCGATGCGTTTTTTGCTCCGGTGGCGTTTCGCGTGCAGACCTATCAACTGAAATTGTCCGCTACCGCAACGAGCTATGCCGAACGATTGCTGACATTGCCGGCAATGCTTGAGTGGTACCGCGCCGCGCTGGTTGAACCGTGGCGCGAGCAGGGGCATGAAGACGAGGTCATGCGCTCCGGCACCGTACTGACGGACTACCGAATCCCCGGCGTCAGCTGA
- a CDS encoding aminotransferase class I/II-fold pyridoxal phosphate-dependent enzyme, whose translation MPRFADPLQTTDIINPFPGIVALERMLGRAITARIGSNEGLPIANEALLHAFGASFCELARLYPDPSALALRECVAAQQRVQAEQVLFDAGADSLLLLALRSFCNAGDAVVTSAGTYPSFKYFAEGVGARIIEVPYHDQAGLLAPNLSTMAAEATACNAKVVYLANPDNPSGYYHDRNAIRRFREQLPIETALILDEAYIDFCGVEECLALAGHGNVAIDYPNTVRLRTLSKAYAAAGLRLGYALADAEWIKKAAMIRIHYATSSVAQAAGLILLNDERYKQQLIAQTLQLRQQLTEQLSAAGNGRITVLPSATNFIAIRYSDAARATAVQQQLWQQGISVHRPPHPALQHLLRVTAQPAALEATVISTLAGG comes from the coding sequence ATGCCACGCTTTGCCGACCCGCTGCAGACCACCGATATCATCAATCCGTTTCCGGGCATCGTTGCGCTGGAGCGTATGCTTGGCCGTGCGATCACGGCGCGTATCGGCTCGAACGAAGGCTTGCCGATTGCCAATGAGGCGCTGCTGCATGCGTTCGGTGCGTCTTTCTGTGAGCTGGCCCGGCTGTATCCGGACCCCTCCGCGCTGGCCTTGCGCGAGTGCGTCGCGGCTCAGCAGCGTGTGCAGGCAGAGCAGGTCCTGTTTGATGCCGGCGCGGACAGTCTGCTGCTGCTGGCGCTTCGGAGTTTCTGCAATGCTGGCGATGCGGTGGTGACCAGCGCGGGGACCTATCCCAGTTTCAAATATTTTGCCGAGGGGGTCGGTGCCCGGATTATCGAGGTGCCGTATCACGATCAGGCGGGACTGCTTGCCCCAAATTTGTCGACGATGGCCGCCGAGGCAACCGCGTGTAACGCAAAAGTGGTCTATCTCGCCAACCCCGATAATCCCAGCGGTTACTATCATGACCGCAACGCCATTCGCCGCTTCCGCGAGCAATTGCCTATTGAAACTGCATTGATTCTGGATGAGGCGTACATTGACTTTTGCGGCGTCGAGGAGTGCCTTGCGCTGGCGGGCCATGGCAACGTTGCCATCGACTACCCCAACACGGTGCGTTTGCGTACGCTGTCCAAGGCGTATGCGGCCGCCGGTCTGCGGCTCGGGTATGCGTTGGCTGATGCCGAGTGGATCAAGAAGGCGGCGATGATCCGAATCCACTACGCCACCAGCAGTGTCGCGCAGGCTGCCGGTCTGATTCTGCTGAATGATGAACGCTACAAGCAGCAACTGATCGCGCAGACACTGCAGTTGCGGCAGCAATTGACCGAGCAATTGAGCGCAGCCGGCAACGGCCGCATAACGGTATTGCCGTCGGCCACCAATTTCATTGCGATCCGGTATTCCGATGCCGCTCGCGCGACGGCGGTTCAGCAGCAGTTGTGGCAACAAGGCATTTCTGTGCACAGGCCACCACACCCGGCATTGCAGCATCTGCTGCGGGTGACGGCGCAACCGGCAGCGCTCGAAGCGACGGTGATATCGACCTTGGCCGGTGGTTGA
- a CDS encoding M3 family metallopeptidase: MQKTRTSPKNALIARTLVTATLVATLGTSISHADETTTPTGSPAMLAAWTGPYGGVPAWDKVKPEDFGAAFTAAMADSRARVAKIASNPDAPTFANTIIELERSGRLLDQVYTYYGVHSSTLNLGEMPNIQRDLAPKLAAFNDEINQNEPLFKRVEAVYNSPDKAKLTPEEQRLVWTYYNGFVRSGATLNAEQKARITEINGRLATLFNNFSQNLLDDESNLFTVVENESDLAGLPADLIAAAASNAEARSLKGKWVINNTRSSMEPVLVNASNRALREKVWRTYFSRGDNGGKTDNNSIITEILKLRFERAQLLGYKTHAHWRVEPQMAGTPERAMALMESVWTPAAAQVKADVAAMQAIADKEEAWIKIAPWDYRYYAEKLRKEKYDLDMNEVKPYMQLDKLREGMFWAAGQLYGLKFKLVKGLPVQHPDVTVYEVTNAKGKHVGLWYFDPYARPGKRSGAWMNAYRGQEKLDGNVTPIVSNNSNFVKGQPGEPVLISWDDAETMFHEFGHALHGMLSDVKYPSLAGTSVARDFVEFPSQINEHWLSTPEVLNKFALHYQTGKPIPKALVDKIEAAETFNEGFKTMEYLASAVIDMKLHLAGGETIDPDKFEREELQKLGMPAEIVMRHRTPQFGHVFSSDGYSAGYYSYLWSDSLTADAWEAFGEGKGPWDKSVAERFRKTILSAGNTKDQAEEFREFRGRDVQTDALMRKRGFLPKAGGSSGKKAGQ, encoded by the coding sequence ATGCAGAAAACCCGTACCTCACCGAAAAACGCCCTGATTGCCAGAACGCTGGTTACTGCCACTCTCGTTGCCACACTGGGCACCAGCATCAGCCATGCCGACGAGACCACCACCCCGACGGGGTCGCCGGCGATGCTGGCCGCATGGACCGGCCCCTACGGTGGCGTCCCGGCCTGGGACAAGGTCAAGCCGGAGGACTTCGGCGCCGCGTTTACCGCCGCCATGGCCGACTCACGCGCCCGGGTCGCCAAAATCGCCAGCAATCCCGACGCACCCACCTTCGCCAACACCATCATCGAACTGGAACGCTCCGGCCGACTGCTGGATCAGGTCTACACCTATTACGGCGTGCATTCGAGCACGCTGAATCTCGGCGAGATGCCGAACATCCAGCGCGATCTGGCGCCCAAGCTGGCCGCGTTCAATGATGAAATCAATCAGAACGAACCGCTGTTCAAGCGCGTTGAGGCGGTTTACAACAGCCCGGACAAAGCCAAGCTGACGCCGGAAGAACAGCGTCTGGTCTGGACCTATTACAACGGTTTTGTCCGCTCCGGCGCGACGCTGAATGCAGAACAAAAAGCCCGCATCACCGAGATCAACGGTCGGCTGGCAACCTTGTTCAACAACTTCAGTCAGAATCTGCTCGACGACGAAAGCAATCTGTTCACCGTGGTCGAAAACGAATCGGATCTGGCCGGCCTGCCAGCTGATTTGATCGCCGCCGCCGCCAGCAATGCCGAAGCACGCAGCCTCAAAGGCAAATGGGTCATCAACAACACCCGTTCCTCGATGGAACCGGTGCTGGTCAATGCCAGCAATCGCGCCCTGCGGGAAAAAGTCTGGCGCACCTATTTCAGCCGTGGCGACAACGGTGGCAAAACTGACAATAACTCCATCATCACGGAAATTCTGAAGCTGCGTTTTGAGCGGGCCCAGTTGCTCGGTTACAAAACCCACGCCCACTGGCGCGTCGAACCGCAAATGGCCGGCACACCCGAGCGCGCAATGGCCTTGATGGAATCGGTCTGGACACCAGCCGCCGCGCAAGTGAAAGCCGATGTCGCGGCCATGCAAGCCATCGCCGACAAGGAAGAAGCCTGGATCAAGATTGCGCCGTGGGACTATCGCTACTACGCCGAGAAACTGCGCAAAGAAAAATACGATCTGGACATGAACGAAGTGAAACCCTATATGCAGCTCGACAAACTGCGTGAAGGCATGTTCTGGGCCGCCGGTCAGCTTTATGGTCTGAAATTCAAGCTGGTCAAAGGCCTGCCGGTGCAACACCCGGATGTCACCGTTTACGAAGTGACCAATGCCAAGGGCAAACACGTCGGCCTGTGGTATTTCGACCCGTACGCACGGCCGGGCAAACGTTCCGGTGCCTGGATGAATGCCTACCGCGGTCAGGAAAAGCTCGATGGCAACGTGACGCCAATCGTCTCGAACAACTCCAACTTCGTGAAAGGCCAGCCGGGTGAACCGGTGCTGATCTCCTGGGACGATGCGGAAACCATGTTCCATGAATTTGGCCACGCCCTGCATGGTATGCTGTCGGATGTGAAATACCCAAGTCTGGCCGGCACTTCCGTCGCGCGTGACTTTGTCGAATTCCCGTCGCAGATCAACGAGCACTGGCTGTCGACGCCGGAAGTGCTGAACAAATTTGCCTTGCACTACCAAACCGGCAAACCGATTCCGAAAGCACTGGTCGACAAGATCGAGGCGGCAGAAACCTTCAATGAAGGCTTCAAGACCATGGAATACCTCGCTTCGGCCGTCATCGACATGAAACTGCATCTGGCCGGTGGCGAGACCATTGATCCGGACAAGTTCGAACGTGAAGAACTGCAGAAGCTCGGCATGCCGGCAGAAATCGTCATGCGCCACCGCACGCCGCAATTCGGCCACGTGTTCTCGTCCGATGGCTATTCGGCCGGCTATTACTCCTACCTGTGGTCAGATTCACTGACCGCCGATGCCTGGGAAGCCTTCGGCGAAGGCAAAGGCCCGTGGGACAAATCCGTAGCCGAACGCTTCCGCAAGACCATCCTGTCTGCCGGCAACACCAAGGACCAAGCGGAAGAATTCCGCGAATTCCGCGGCCGCGATGTCCAAACCGATGCCTTGATGCGCAAGCGCGGCTTTTTGCCGAAAGCAGGCGGCAGCAGCGGTAAAAAAGCGGGTCAGTAA
- a CDS encoding S9 family peptidase, giving the protein MKKNLNKLLATVMTLTALGLVGCERGDEPAPETTTPVAQASAKAREIKQYSAAMLYETVSYGGSSINAAGDAVLLHSDESGVFNVYRVALASGEKTALTDSKDDALFAESFFPADDRVLYSGDKGGNELDHLFVRALDGSITDLTPGDKLKAQFIRFSKDGKSFYVMTNERDAKFFDVYKYDSANYRREMVYKNDAGMQPEALSGDGRWLALNRSNNNADSDIFVVDLSSKDKKLLHLTPHEGFVQYSAATFTPDNFGLIYTTDANGEFAQAIRYNMAGGKRDTLINAEWDVSFVYFSDDGRYMISGINADGSTEVRILDTVTNKALPLPEMPKGDLRSISFSKDSKRMVFYVNSDTSPSNLYVYNMDGKAPQQLTQALPKEVAELDLVKSDVVRYPSTDNLEIPALLFRPQTANADSKVPAIVYIHGGPGGQTRKGYNPTIQHLVNHGYAVIGVNNRGSSGYGKTFYHLDDKKHGEKDLEDIVAAKKYLQSLPWVDGDRIAVMGGSYGGYLTMAAMTYTDEFAVGIDIFGVTNWVRTLESIPPWWASFRDSLYAEMGDPAKDKERLRRISPLFHADNIKKPVLVIQGANDPRVLQAESDEMVAAIRANNVPVEYVLFPDEGHGFVKKNNRIRASDSYLLFLDTYLKGQGPVVPAAPASATTEPAAAESATSESAAPESAPASN; this is encoded by the coding sequence GTGAAGAAAAATTTGAATAAATTGCTGGCAACCGTGATGACCCTGACCGCGCTTGGCCTGGTCGGCTGCGAACGGGGTGATGAGCCGGCGCCGGAAACCACCACGCCGGTCGCGCAAGCCAGCGCCAAAGCGCGGGAAATAAAACAATACAGCGCCGCGATGCTCTATGAAACGGTCAGCTATGGCGGTAGCTCCATCAATGCTGCCGGTGACGCCGTGCTGTTGCATTCTGACGAGTCGGGCGTTTTCAATGTCTATCGCGTTGCCCTGGCCAGCGGCGAAAAGACCGCACTGACCGATTCGAAAGACGACGCGCTGTTTGCCGAAAGTTTTTTCCCGGCCGATGATCGCGTGCTCTACAGCGGCGACAAAGGTGGCAACGAGCTGGACCATCTGTTTGTTCGCGCGCTGGATGGCTCCATCACGGATCTGACCCCCGGCGACAAACTGAAGGCGCAGTTCATCCGGTTCAGCAAGGACGGCAAGTCCTTCTACGTCATGACCAATGAGCGCGATGCCAAATTTTTTGATGTCTACAAATACGACAGCGCAAACTATCGCCGGGAGATGGTCTACAAGAACGATGCCGGCATGCAACCGGAAGCGCTCAGTGGCGACGGTCGCTGGCTGGCCTTGAACCGCAGCAACAACAACGCCGACAGCGATATTTTTGTGGTTGATCTGAGCAGCAAGGACAAAAAGTTGCTGCACCTTACGCCGCATGAAGGTTTTGTCCAGTACAGCGCGGCGACCTTTACCCCGGATAACTTTGGCCTGATTTACACCACCGACGCCAACGGCGAATTTGCCCAGGCGATCCGTTACAACATGGCGGGTGGCAAACGCGACACGCTGATCAATGCCGAATGGGATGTCTCGTTCGTTTATTTTTCGGATGACGGCCGCTACATGATCAGCGGCATCAATGCCGATGGCTCCACCGAAGTCCGCATTCTGGACACCGTGACCAACAAGGCGTTGCCACTGCCAGAAATGCCGAAGGGCGATCTGCGCAGCATCAGCTTCAGCAAAGACAGCAAGCGGATGGTGTTCTACGTCAACTCCGACACCTCGCCGTCCAATCTGTATGTCTACAACATGGATGGCAAGGCGCCGCAACAGCTGACGCAGGCCTTGCCGAAAGAGGTAGCCGAGCTGGATCTGGTCAAGAGCGATGTGGTGCGTTATCCGAGCACCGACAATCTGGAAATTCCGGCGCTGCTGTTCAGGCCGCAAACTGCCAATGCCGACAGCAAAGTACCGGCGATTGTTTACATCCACGGCGGTCCCGGTGGCCAGACTCGCAAAGGTTACAACCCGACCATCCAGCATCTGGTCAATCACGGTTACGCGGTCATTGGTGTCAACAATCGCGGCTCTAGCGGTTATGGCAAGACCTTTTATCATCTGGATGACAAGAAGCACGGCGAGAAAGATCTGGAAGACATCGTTGCGGCCAAGAAATACCTGCAGTCGCTGCCGTGGGTCGATGGCGACCGCATTGCCGTGATGGGCGGCAGTTATGGCGGTTACCTGACCATGGCGGCCATGACTTATACCGACGAGTTCGCGGTTGGTATCGACATTTTCGGTGTCACCAACTGGGTCCGGACCCTGGAATCGATTCCGCCGTGGTGGGCCAGCTTCCGTGATTCGCTGTACGCAGAAATGGGCGATCCGGCCAAGGACAAGGAACGCCTGCGGCGCATTTCGCCGCTGTTCCATGCCGACAACATCAAGAAGCCGGTACTGGTCATTCAGGGCGCCAACGACCCGCGGGTGCTGCAGGCGGAAAGTGACGAGATGGTCGCGGCCATTCGCGCCAACAATGTCCCGGTCGAGTACGTGCTGTTCCCGGACGAAGGCCATGGCTTCGTCAAAAAGAACAATCGTATCCGGGCCTCTGATTCCTATCTGTTGTTCCTGGACACGTATTTGAAAGGGCAGGGGCCGGTTGTGCCTGCAGCGCCGGCATCCGCCACTACGGAGCCCGCTGCCGCTGAATCCGCGACGTCCGAATCGGCTGCGCCTGAGTCGGCGCCAGCGAGCAACTGA
- a CDS encoding M15 family metallopeptidase → MRRIHPMFLLTLLLATTHASAADDTCSYSTYQWNTQTRQAVNHQQIRKLRSELSNAEIDATTGCTVCNEDQMEFEFPGLRPFKACKKLADNIRKIVTELQQQQAALIDIVGYRVGMTRGEPDKSGNRTGFSNHSFGVALDINTEQNGLYDNCYQFGPGCRLIKGGPWNPQQPTSLTVESPIVLTFKKYGFKWGGEIAGKQKDFMHFSPSGY, encoded by the coding sequence GTGCGCCGCATTCACCCGATGTTCCTGTTGACGCTGCTGCTTGCAACTACCCACGCCAGCGCGGCCGATGACACCTGCAGTTATTCGACCTACCAGTGGAACACCCAGACGCGTCAGGCGGTCAACCACCAACAAATACGCAAATTGCGCAGCGAACTGAGCAATGCCGAAATCGACGCCACCACCGGCTGCACGGTGTGCAACGAAGATCAAATGGAGTTTGAGTTTCCCGGTTTGCGGCCATTCAAGGCCTGTAAAAAGCTGGCAGACAACATCCGCAAAATTGTCACGGAATTGCAGCAGCAACAGGCGGCGCTGATCGACATCGTCGGTTATCGCGTTGGCATGACCCGTGGCGAGCCGGACAAGTCCGGTAATCGCACCGGCTTCAGCAATCACTCATTCGGGGTCGCGCTGGATATCAATACCGAACAAAACGGGCTCTATGACAACTGCTATCAGTTCGGCCCCGGCTGTCGCTTGATCAAAGGTGGTCCGTGGAATCCGCAGCAGCCGACCAGCCTGACAGTCGAATCCCCCATTGTGCTCACGTTCAAGAAATACGGCTTCAAGTGGGGCGGCGAAATTGCCGGCAAGCAAAAAGACTTCATGCATTTTTCGCCGAGCGGTTACTGA
- a CDS encoding polysaccharide deacetylase family protein: MVCRSFVVAGGMLLACLLCACQQSETSAEKADVVASSPQATPENTAAANAVAVDSTTLRSGLQELVLAHRQLIVLFAEPGRDAAEQDVINQVGQYIFHENQARLQALLAQTATLADASNTNWFAALDDLLVYVESADDLFDADRLAFREWLLALESSSTKSGTLPAIKLHKRIVEDLDALNEIERLYDKEIKQIFSRFETRAIVLRRERWQEYLAQLKARLSRDDILKQYGHIMPYPTPAERERVQQKSIFGRTLPEKTVVLSFDDGPHASYTSEIAAILKRYNAPAVFFHVGKNLGTVDKDGIVTLSKRAEISRQLAGEGFTLANHTYSHAQLSKETGESLKSEITMADAVLKSVDGKRSSLFRFPYGANNDEGLTALSQANLISVMWNIDSLDWADPVPTSIADRVLRLVDQEGRGIILFHDIHDRTVKALPKVLDRLVAEGYRFAGWDGKDFTVPKEAELPVGKLAMSTEYGDSWAIVIGIDNYDKWPKLQYAARDAEAVRTTLIEQHGFTSERVLVLQNEAATRNAILSLFHERLAHDGVKSNDRLFVFFAGHGATRKLSSGRELGYIVPVDSDPATFASDAIAMSDIQNIAESLTAKHVLFVMDACYSGLGLTRGAGSGSYLKENSRRLGRQMLTAGGADQLVADGGPNGHSVFTWALLQALTGKGDLNGDSLITATELAAYLAPAVSSISQQTPAFGSLPGSEGGEFIFELSGESEFLNPQTEQLQRDEIAMNKQLDAASQLSATAPVKVLDLQGKAQELKLPKAVSSSMRQLAQRANDKGLQLYREQQYAAAEAQFTEALKYRPDFALAANNLGYIYFQQGKYQEAVRWYEKTLQIDPSRSVAYRNLGDVKVKLGQIDQAKQAFNTYLELAPTGVGADYVRAELAKL; the protein is encoded by the coding sequence ATGGTTTGTCGTTCATTTGTTGTTGCTGGCGGCATGTTGCTGGCTTGCCTGCTGTGCGCTTGCCAGCAATCGGAAACCTCGGCCGAGAAAGCGGATGTGGTGGCGTCTTCGCCGCAGGCCACACCAGAAAACACTGCAGCCGCGAATGCCGTGGCGGTTGATAGCACGACGCTGCGTTCGGGGTTGCAGGAACTGGTCCTGGCACATCGGCAGTTGATCGTGCTATTTGCCGAGCCCGGCCGTGATGCCGCAGAGCAGGACGTCATCAATCAGGTCGGCCAGTACATCTTTCATGAAAATCAAGCTCGGTTACAGGCGCTGCTCGCGCAGACGGCGACGCTTGCCGACGCGAGCAATACCAATTGGTTTGCTGCCCTGGACGATTTGCTGGTCTATGTCGAGTCGGCTGATGATCTGTTTGATGCTGACCGCCTGGCATTTCGAGAATGGCTGCTTGCGCTTGAATCGAGCAGTACCAAGAGTGGCACCTTGCCGGCCATCAAGTTGCACAAGCGCATTGTCGAGGATCTTGATGCCCTGAACGAAATCGAGCGCTTGTATGACAAGGAGATCAAACAGATATTCAGTCGCTTCGAAACGCGCGCCATTGTACTGCGGCGGGAGCGGTGGCAAGAGTATCTTGCGCAGCTGAAAGCGCGACTGTCTCGGGACGACATTTTGAAGCAGTACGGCCACATCATGCCGTATCCAACACCGGCGGAACGCGAGCGGGTGCAACAGAAATCCATTTTTGGCCGCACATTGCCTGAGAAGACGGTGGTTCTGAGCTTTGATGATGGCCCGCACGCGAGCTATACCAGTGAAATTGCCGCCATTTTGAAGCGCTACAACGCGCCGGCAGTGTTCTTCCACGTAGGCAAGAATCTTGGCACCGTCGACAAGGACGGTATCGTCACGCTGTCGAAGCGGGCGGAAATAAGCCGTCAGCTAGCTGGCGAGGGTTTTACGCTGGCCAACCACACCTATAGTCATGCTCAACTGTCAAAAGAAACGGGTGAATCACTGAAATCGGAAATCACTATGGCTGATGCCGTTCTGAAGTCGGTTGACGGCAAACGCTCCAGCCTGTTCCGATTTCCTTATGGCGCCAACAATGATGAAGGTTTGACTGCGTTGTCACAGGCAAACCTGATTTCGGTGATGTGGAATATCGATTCGCTCGATTGGGCCGATCCGGTCCCCACGTCGATTGCGGATCGGGTATTGCGACTTGTGGATCAAGAGGGTCGTGGCATCATCCTGTTTCACGACATTCATGACCGAACCGTAAAAGCCTTGCCCAAGGTGCTGGACCGCCTGGTGGCAGAGGGGTATCGCTTTGCCGGCTGGGATGGCAAGGACTTCACCGTACCGAAGGAAGCCGAACTTCCAGTTGGCAAGCTGGCCATGAGCACCGAATACGGCGACTCTTGGGCCATCGTGATTGGTATCGACAACTACGACAAGTGGCCCAAGCTGCAATATGCCGCCCGTGATGCTGAAGCCGTCCGCACCACCCTGATCGAACAACACGGTTTCACCAGTGAGCGCGTTCTGGTTTTGCAGAACGAAGCGGCGACGCGCAATGCCATTCTGTCATTGTTTCATGAGCGTTTGGCCCATGATGGGGTCAAGAGCAATGATCGCCTTTTTGTATTCTTTGCTGGTCACGGCGCCACTCGCAAGCTGAGCTCGGGTCGCGAACTCGGCTACATCGTTCCGGTCGATTCCGATCCTGCAACTTTTGCCAGCGATGCAATTGCCATGAGCGACATTCAAAATATCGCCGAAAGCCTGACGGCCAAGCATGTGCTGTTTGTTATGGATGCCTGCTACAGCGGCCTTGGCCTCACGCGCGGAGCCGGTTCGGGTAGCTATCTAAAGGAAAATTCGCGCCGACTGGGCCGTCAGATGCTGACCGCTGGTGGCGCGGATCAGCTAGTTGCTGACGGCGGTCCGAATGGTCATTCGGTCTTCACATGGGCGTTGCTGCAGGCGTTGACGGGTAAGGGGGATTTGAACGGTGACTCGCTGATCACGGCAACCGAATTGGCGGCCTATCTTGCGCCAGCCGTATCCAGCATCTCACAGCAGACGCCGGCATTTGGCAGCTTACCTGGATCGGAAGGCGGCGAATTCATTTTTGAATTGAGTGGCGAATCTGAGTTTCTGAATCCACAGACTGAGCAATTACAACGTGACGAAATCGCGATGAACAAGCAGCTTGATGCTGCAAGTCAGCTGAGCGCGACGGCGCCAGTCAAAGTGCTGGATCTGCAGGGCAAGGCGCAGGAGCTCAAGTTGCCGAAAGCGGTCAGCTCGTCCATGCGGCAGTTGGCGCAGCGTGCCAATGACAAGGGATTGCAGCTGTACCGGGAACAGCAATATGCGGCTGCCGAAGCGCAGTTTACCGAAGCGCTGAAATACCGGCCTGATTTTGCTCTGGCCGCCAACAACCTGGGTTACATCTACTTTCAGCAAGGAAAGTATCAGGAGGCGGTGCGCTGGTATGAGAAAACACTGCAAATTGATCCGTCACGTTCCGTTGCCTATCGCAACCTCGGTGATGTGAAGGTCAAGCTGGGACAAATCGACCAGGCCAAGCAGGCGTTCAACACATACTTGGAACTGGCGCCAACTGGTGTTGGCGCTGACTATGTCAGAGCAGAGTTGGCGAAGCTCTGA
- a CDS encoding MoaD/ThiS family protein has protein sequence MPRISFTANLQRHVETATLSVDGDTMLAALEQVFAVNPRLRAYVLDDQGRVRQHVAIFVDAQQIRDRIHLTDTVRPDSEIYVMQALSGG, from the coding sequence ATGCCGCGTATCAGTTTTACTGCCAATTTGCAGCGTCATGTCGAAACGGCAACGTTGTCGGTTGACGGCGATACCATGCTTGCTGCACTTGAGCAGGTGTTTGCAGTCAATCCGCGGCTGCGTGCCTATGTGCTCGATGATCAGGGCCGGGTGCGTCAGCATGTGGCGATATTTGTTGATGCCCAGCAGATTCGTGATCGTATCCATTTGACCGACACCGTAAGGCCTGACAGCGAGATCTATGTCATGCAGGCTTTGTCTGGCGGTTGA
- a CDS encoding WD40/YVTN/BNR-like repeat-containing protein has product MSAKIHVATRKGLLTVSRGARGWQIERADLLAEPVTASLYDARDGSLYAALRLGHFGPKLRRSRDGGQTWQEISAPAFPAIAAADDGSEPDANAKAASVDMIWSLECGGADEPGVLWAGTIPGALFRSTDAGESWQLNQPLWQLPARKEWLGGGYDQPGIHSICVDPRDSRRILIGISCGGVWYSDDGGNSWSVRAQGMRAAYMPPERAFEPNIQDPHRLVACKAQPDHLWVQHHNGIFRSVDAGLHWQEIETAKPSAFGFAVAVHPQQPDTAWFVPAVKDECRVPVEQKLVVTRTRDGGRSFEQLRTGLPQQHCFDLIYRHGLDVDASGNVLAMGSTTGNLWLSEDQGDSWQLLSSHLPPIYSVRFG; this is encoded by the coding sequence ATGTCAGCGAAAATTCACGTTGCCACTCGCAAAGGCTTGTTGACGGTAAGTCGCGGCGCAAGAGGTTGGCAGATTGAGCGAGCGGATCTGCTCGCCGAGCCGGTAACGGCATCGCTGTACGATGCTCGCGATGGCTCGCTGTATGCGGCGTTGCGGCTGGGGCATTTCGGACCCAAGCTGCGCCGCTCCCGCGACGGTGGCCAAACCTGGCAGGAGATTTCGGCACCGGCTTTTCCGGCGATAGCCGCAGCGGATGATGGCAGCGAGCCAGATGCGAACGCCAAAGCGGCATCGGTTGACATGATCTGGTCACTGGAGTGCGGCGGTGCGGATGAGCCGGGTGTGCTGTGGGCCGGTACCATTCCGGGCGCGCTGTTTCGCTCGACGGATGCTGGTGAATCCTGGCAATTGAACCAACCGCTGTGGCAGCTGCCGGCGCGCAAGGAATGGCTCGGTGGCGGCTATGATCAACCCGGCATTCATTCCATTTGCGTTGATCCTCGCGATAGTCGTCGGATCCTGATCGGCATTTCCTGTGGTGGCGTCTGGTACAGCGATGACGGTGGCAACAGCTGGAGCGTTCGTGCGCAGGGCATGCGTGCGGCGTACATGCCGCCGGAGCGCGCCTTCGAACCGAATATCCAGGACCCACACCGTTTGGTTGCCTGCAAGGCGCAACCGGATCATCTGTGGGTACAACACCACAACGGTATTTTTCGCTCAGTTGATGCCGGTTTGCACTGGCAGGAAATTGAAACCGCCAAGCCATCGGCATTTGGTTTTGCCGTGGCTGTGCATCCGCAGCAGCCCGACACGGCCTGGTTTGTTCCGGCAGTCAAAGACGAATGCCGGGTGCCGGTCGAGCAGAAATTGGTGGTCACGCGAACGCGCGACGGTGGCCGGAGTTTTGAACAGTTGCGCACCGGGTTACCGCAGCAACACTGCTTTGATTTGATTTACCGCCACGGCCTGGATGTCGATGCCAGCGGCAATGTGCTGGCCATGGGCTCCACTACCGGCAATCTTTGGTTGTCTGAAGACCAA